The region AGTGTTGCTATTTTTGTAATAACAGTACCATTTTAAGTACTGAATTTTGTTGGTTTGGCTGAGACCTCGATGCCTGCGATAATCAGCCTTAAGCCTGGAATAAAAACTTTCAAGAGCGTTAGTTGTTGCCGGTAACGAATGACCAAAATAGCGAAACATGTCTGGCAAAGCGTTCTTAATTAATACGATCGTTCGTTTAAGATCTTTAAAAGCAATTTTTGTTTTCGGCAACGATTGAACAAATTCCCGATGTATTTCTAGCCACTGCTGAAATCGCTGAATAAAGATTTTTCGTTCTCTGAAATTTTTCACATAGCACAAAGTGCTCAGAATATCTCTGAGTTCTCTGCCCGCTTCTGTTTTCGGATGAGTTCTAAGCCAGCGCATGCCTTCACGTTGAATGTGAAATAGGCAGCGCTGAACCTTGGCTTTAGGCCAAACTGTTCTAATAGCTCGCAGAACGGATATCTCGCCGTCCATAGCAACAGCGTCGGGATAAAGGCCTTGCCGCTTGAGTTCTTCGAACCAGGGATGCGTGCTCTTAAAGCCTTCACGATCGGCATAGGTGCTGGCGATGATCATTTGACTCGGTACAGACATCAAGCAGATCAGGCACCCATCTTTGTGAAAATATGTGCCAT is a window of Patescibacteria group bacterium DNA encoding:
- a CDS encoding transposase produces the protein GTYFHKDGCLICLMSVPSQMIIASTYADREGFKSTHPWFEELKRQGLYPDAVAMDGEISVLRAIRTVWPKAKVQRCLFHIQREGMRWLRTHPKTEAGRELRDILSTLCYVKNFRERKIFIQRFQQWLEIHREFVQSLPKTKIAFKDLKRTIVLIKNALPDMFRYFGHSLPATTNALESFYSRLKADYRRHRGLSQTNKIQYLKWYCYYKNSNTF